In Rubrivirga marina, the following are encoded in one genomic region:
- a CDS encoding sigma-54-dependent transcriptional regulator translates to MTTRIFVVDDDKHYARLLSYRLDKPKDHEVHVFHSGEDALDALDRLKPDLVFLDIMMPGIGGMETLRRLQLFAPDLPVVMISAQGTAEVAVEAMKGGATDYITKGQDDLVKLDVVVERLKGRVKLAREVEQLRAEVAKKYGMEEIVGDSPAMERVYQLIQKTLRGNLTVAIEGESGTGKELVARAIHFNSDPPPGEPEVGPFVVVNCAAIPKELMESEFFGHEKGSFTGAHARHIGKFEQADGGTLFLDEVGELDLGLQAKLLRALQNREITRVGGSGTIKFECRVISATNKNVLDMVKAGTFREDLYYRLFQFPVALPPLRERGNDVLLLAQGFLEDYLASHSQFKGKRLSTDAVRALLDYGWPGNVRELKSTVERAILISDGEEIEESDLLLDGPQAIRPWAERLGASGDGASGDGSSVSSGDGAAVEPEPVPTVAESAPEAGAPVSTGSAAPAARPTSWDDIPPLPVSGTAPAASGVATGARPAQHGTAGGGIADLDPEDAIVPLEELKRRAVERAFELREGNVERAASDLGIGRATMYRLLKKYDISTE, encoded by the coding sequence GTGACCACGCGCATCTTCGTCGTCGACGACGACAAGCACTACGCCCGGCTTCTCTCGTACCGGCTCGACAAGCCCAAGGACCACGAGGTCCACGTCTTCCACTCGGGCGAGGACGCGCTCGACGCGCTCGACCGTCTCAAGCCCGACCTCGTCTTCCTCGACATCATGATGCCGGGGATCGGCGGGATGGAGACGCTCCGGCGGCTCCAGCTCTTCGCGCCCGACCTGCCCGTGGTGATGATCTCGGCGCAGGGCACGGCCGAGGTGGCCGTCGAGGCCATGAAGGGCGGCGCGACCGACTACATCACGAAGGGCCAGGATGACCTCGTCAAGCTCGACGTCGTGGTCGAGCGGCTGAAGGGCCGCGTCAAGCTGGCCCGCGAGGTCGAGCAGCTCCGGGCCGAGGTGGCCAAGAAGTATGGGATGGAGGAGATCGTCGGCGACAGCCCGGCGATGGAGCGGGTGTACCAGCTCATCCAGAAGACGCTCCGGGGCAACCTCACGGTCGCGATCGAGGGCGAGAGTGGCACGGGCAAGGAGCTCGTGGCGCGGGCCATCCACTTCAACTCCGACCCGCCTCCGGGCGAGCCCGAGGTCGGCCCGTTCGTCGTCGTCAACTGCGCGGCGATCCCGAAGGAGCTCATGGAGAGCGAGTTCTTCGGCCACGAGAAGGGGTCGTTCACGGGCGCCCACGCGCGCCACATCGGCAAGTTCGAGCAGGCCGACGGCGGGACGCTGTTCCTCGACGAGGTCGGCGAGCTCGACCTCGGGCTCCAGGCCAAGCTTCTCCGCGCGCTCCAGAACCGCGAGATCACGCGCGTCGGCGGGAGCGGCACCATCAAGTTCGAGTGCCGCGTGATCTCGGCCACGAACAAGAACGTGCTCGACATGGTCAAGGCCGGGACGTTCCGGGAGGACCTCTACTACCGGCTGTTCCAGTTCCCGGTCGCGCTCCCGCCGCTCCGCGAGCGCGGCAACGACGTGCTCCTGCTGGCGCAGGGCTTCCTCGAGGACTACCTCGCGTCGCACTCCCAGTTCAAGGGCAAGCGGCTCTCGACCGACGCCGTCCGCGCGCTCCTCGACTACGGGTGGCCGGGCAACGTCCGCGAGCTGAAGTCGACGGTCGAGCGGGCCATCCTGATCTCGGACGGCGAGGAGATCGAGGAGAGCGACCTCCTGCTGGACGGGCCGCAGGCCATCCGGCCGTGGGCCGAACGCCTGGGGGCGTCCGGCGACGGCGCCTCGGGCGACGGCTCCAGCGTCTCGTCCGGTGACGGGGCGGCTGTCGAGCCCGAGCCCGTCCCCACCGTCGCCGAGTCGGCGCCCGAGGCGGGGGCCCCCGTGTCGACCGGTTCGGCGGCCCCGGCCGCGCGGCCGACGTCGTGGGACGACATCCCGCCGCTGCCCGTGTCCGGCACGGCTCCGGCCGCCTCGGGCGTGGCGACGGGCGCGCGGCCCGCGCAACATGGCACGGCCGGCGGGGGTATCGCCGACCTCGACCCCGAGGACGCCATCGTCCCCCTGGAGGAGCTCAAGCGCCGCGCCGTCGAGCGGGCCTTCGAGCTCCGCGAGGGGAACGTCGAGCGCGCGGCCTCCGACCTCGGCATCGGCCGGGCGACGATGTACCGGCTCCTCAAGAAGTACGACATTAGCACCGAGTAG
- a CDS encoding glycoside hydrolase family 10 protein produces MLPRLAPALLVALLAIVACSGPEPAVEPPPPPAPPVVQVPPAPPPRPVVVEPVDPMRGGEVVDAATLPGPDREFRAAWIATVANIDWPSDRSLSTAEQKAELTQLLDRAKALGLNAVVFQVRPAADALYFSAKEPWSEYLTGRQGRAPEPWYDPLQLAIDEAHARGLELHAWFNPYRAGHPAGDGPRDMTHISRQRPDLVREYGDYLWLDPGEPEAADHSLSVILDVVRRYDVDGVHLDDYFYPYPVNRNGRRVQFPDAGSYARAQAAGETLGRDDWRRQNVDTFIQRLYDEVKTEKPHVLVGISPFGIWRPGNPASVTGFDQYAEIYADARKWWREGWLDYLAPQLYWSIDSRGQSFPALLDWWGEQNVRGRHLWPGLYDSRVLPDVGGYRPQEIVNQVELVRRDPEATGTIHFSMKALLDRYSSLGGQLAAGPYAEPALVPASPWLDATAPAAPRLSLTRRGDAADVIMLPGDGETVRQWVVRARRGGRWSWELVPTGAGTYVIPGDRGRVEAVAVSAVGLTGAEGPARVVEL; encoded by the coding sequence GTGTTGCCCCGTCTCGCCCCCGCCCTCCTCGTCGCCCTCCTGGCGATCGTCGCCTGCTCCGGTCCGGAGCCGGCCGTCGAGCCCCCTCCCCCCCCTGCCCCGCCGGTCGTCCAAGTCCCGCCCGCCCCGCCGCCACGGCCCGTCGTGGTCGAACCGGTCGACCCGATGCGCGGCGGCGAGGTCGTCGACGCGGCGACGCTGCCGGGGCCGGACCGCGAGTTCCGAGCGGCCTGGATCGCGACCGTCGCCAACATCGACTGGCCGAGCGACCGGAGCCTCTCGACGGCCGAGCAGAAAGCGGAGCTGACCCAGTTGCTCGACCGGGCCAAAGCGTTGGGGCTCAATGCCGTCGTGTTCCAGGTCCGCCCCGCTGCCGACGCCCTCTACTTCTCGGCGAAGGAGCCGTGGTCGGAGTACCTCACGGGCCGGCAGGGGCGCGCGCCGGAGCCGTGGTACGACCCGCTCCAGCTCGCCATCGACGAGGCGCACGCCCGCGGGCTCGAGCTCCACGCGTGGTTCAACCCGTACCGCGCTGGCCACCCCGCCGGCGACGGCCCGCGCGACATGACGCACATCTCGCGCCAGCGGCCCGACCTCGTCCGCGAGTACGGCGACTACCTCTGGCTCGACCCCGGCGAGCCCGAGGCCGCCGACCACTCGCTGAGCGTGATCCTCGACGTCGTCCGCCGCTACGACGTCGACGGCGTCCACCTCGACGACTACTTCTACCCGTACCCCGTCAACCGGAACGGCCGTCGCGTCCAGTTCCCCGACGCCGGCTCGTACGCCCGGGCGCAGGCCGCCGGCGAGACGCTCGGCCGGGACGACTGGCGGCGCCAGAACGTCGACACGTTCATCCAGCGGCTGTACGACGAGGTCAAGACCGAGAAGCCGCACGTCCTGGTGGGCATCAGCCCGTTCGGGATCTGGCGCCCGGGGAATCCGGCGTCGGTCACGGGCTTCGACCAGTACGCCGAGATCTACGCCGACGCCCGGAAGTGGTGGCGCGAGGGCTGGCTCGACTACCTCGCCCCGCAGCTCTACTGGTCCATCGACAGCCGCGGGCAGAGCTTCCCGGCCCTCCTCGACTGGTGGGGCGAGCAGAACGTCCGGGGCCGTCACCTCTGGCCGGGTCTCTACGACAGCCGCGTGCTGCCGGACGTGGGCGGGTACCGGCCCCAGGAGATCGTGAACCAGGTCGAGCTCGTCCGCCGCGACCCCGAGGCGACCGGCACCATCCACTTCTCGATGAAGGCGCTCCTCGACCGCTACTCGTCGCTCGGCGGCCAGCTGGCGGCCGGCCCGTACGCCGAGCCCGCGCTCGTGCCGGCGTCGCCGTGGCTCGACGCGACGGCGCCCGCGGCCCCGCGTCTCTCCCTCACCCGCCGCGGCGACGCCGCCGACGTGATCATGCTACCGGGCGACGGCGAGACGGTCCGCCAGTGGGTCGTCCGCGCGCGGCGCGGCGGCCGCTGGTCGTGGGAGCTCGTGCCGACCGGCGCCGGGACCTACGTGATCCCGGGCGACCGGGGCCGCGTCGAGGCCGTCGCGGTCTCGGCCGTGGGTCTCACGGGAGCCGAGGGGCCGGCGCGCGTGGTCGAGCTGTAG
- a CDS encoding MFS transporter: MADDAPPPDAEVATTVTDGDVRVGETPGGPDRKSPWRWVPTLYFAEALPYMAVMSLAVILYKRLGMSNTDIALYTSWLYLPWVIKPFWSPLVDVLKTKRWWILVTQTLIGGGLAGVALTIPADAFVQWTLIFFWLLAFSSATHDIAADGFYMLALDEHDQAWYVGIRSTFYRIAIIAVSGAVPFLAGTLESSTGLGTVPVEVRAVPTSSEASLATPADLPSGATDRTAAAGTERGDLTLSASVDAVDVPIVAREPAEVAALLDSARAMNRAAGFYPEEAEAAAEDPSWWSRTVSGPLGDALRTLFGDEREVSATAGNVGIVAFRLSGPPPPGEEVAVNFELDDGDEAIKLAEGGNRFTFTEANWDRPFTAVVQLDANLDAPTAATFQATSGNIPLSWSISFFVLAGVFLLLMGWHAFALPRPPSDAPALDGGSGAGILQYLAFLVAFIPTLTVLLLPMALAGIVAPRTTGPWGRIFHALPFSGTPFAQTIVSFFQKPEIGIAVAFVLFYRFAEGQVVKLVAPFLVDAPGAGGLALTTSEYGLVYGTIGALALTVGGILGGIVAARDGLGKWLWPMVIAINVPNAMYLLLAIFRPESLWLVSGAVAIEQFGYGFGFAAFLLVLIYIAEGESKTAHYAIGTGLMALGMMIPGMFSGWLEDILGYQNFFWWVLIATIPSFLVTARIRIDPEFGKKKDEPAQTAEPDAPNAATGDADDAFHG, translated from the coding sequence ATGGCCGACGACGCCCCGCCCCCCGACGCCGAAGTAGCCACGACCGTCACCGACGGCGACGTCCGCGTGGGCGAGACGCCCGGCGGGCCCGACCGGAAGAGCCCCTGGCGCTGGGTCCCGACGCTCTACTTCGCGGAGGCCCTGCCCTACATGGCCGTCATGTCGCTGGCGGTGATCCTGTACAAGCGGCTGGGGATGTCGAACACCGACATCGCGCTCTACACGAGCTGGCTCTACCTACCGTGGGTGATCAAGCCGTTCTGGAGCCCACTCGTCGACGTGCTCAAGACGAAGCGGTGGTGGATCCTCGTCACCCAGACGCTGATCGGCGGCGGCCTCGCGGGCGTCGCGCTCACGATCCCGGCCGACGCGTTCGTCCAGTGGACGCTGATCTTCTTCTGGCTCCTCGCCTTCTCGTCGGCCACGCACGACATCGCCGCCGACGGGTTCTACATGCTCGCGCTCGACGAGCACGACCAGGCGTGGTACGTCGGCATCCGGAGCACCTTCTACCGGATCGCCATCATCGCCGTCTCGGGCGCCGTCCCGTTCCTCGCGGGCACGCTGGAGAGCTCGACCGGGCTGGGGACCGTCCCGGTCGAGGTCCGCGCCGTGCCGACCTCGTCGGAGGCGTCACTCGCCACGCCCGCCGACCTCCCGTCCGGCGCCACGGACCGGACGGCCGCCGCCGGGACCGAGCGCGGCGACCTCACCCTCTCCGCCTCGGTCGACGCCGTCGACGTCCCGATCGTCGCGCGCGAGCCCGCCGAGGTCGCGGCGCTCCTCGACTCCGCGCGGGCGATGAACCGCGCGGCCGGGTTCTATCCCGAGGAGGCCGAGGCCGCCGCCGAGGACCCGTCGTGGTGGTCGCGGACCGTCTCGGGCCCGCTCGGTGACGCCCTCCGGACGCTGTTCGGGGACGAGCGCGAGGTGTCGGCGACGGCCGGCAACGTGGGCATCGTGGCGTTCCGCCTCAGCGGGCCGCCGCCGCCGGGCGAGGAGGTCGCGGTCAACTTCGAGCTGGACGACGGCGACGAGGCGATCAAGCTGGCCGAGGGCGGCAACCGGTTCACGTTCACCGAGGCCAACTGGGACCGCCCGTTCACGGCCGTCGTCCAGCTCGACGCCAACCTCGACGCGCCGACCGCGGCCACCTTCCAGGCCACGAGCGGCAACATCCCGCTCTCATGGTCGATCTCGTTCTTCGTCCTCGCCGGGGTGTTCCTCCTGCTCATGGGCTGGCACGCGTTCGCCCTCCCGCGCCCGCCGAGCGACGCGCCCGCCCTGGACGGGGGCAGCGGCGCCGGCATCCTCCAGTACCTCGCCTTCCTCGTCGCGTTCATCCCGACGCTGACCGTCCTCCTGCTGCCGATGGCGCTCGCGGGCATCGTCGCGCCGCGGACGACCGGGCCGTGGGGCCGGATCTTCCACGCCCTACCGTTCTCGGGGACGCCGTTCGCGCAGACCATCGTCTCGTTCTTCCAGAAGCCCGAGATCGGCATCGCCGTCGCGTTCGTGCTGTTCTACCGGTTCGCCGAGGGGCAGGTGGTCAAGCTCGTGGCGCCCTTCCTCGTCGACGCGCCCGGGGCCGGCGGCCTCGCGCTCACGACGAGCGAGTACGGCCTCGTCTACGGCACGATCGGCGCGCTCGCGCTGACGGTCGGCGGCATCCTCGGCGGCATCGTCGCCGCGCGCGACGGCCTCGGCAAGTGGCTCTGGCCGATGGTCATCGCCATCAACGTGCCGAACGCGATGTACCTGCTCCTCGCCATCTTCCGCCCGGAGAGCCTGTGGCTCGTGAGCGGCGCGGTCGCCATCGAGCAGTTCGGCTACGGGTTCGGGTTCGCGGCCTTCCTCCTGGTCCTGATCTACATCGCCGAGGGCGAGTCGAAGACGGCGCACTACGCCATCGGGACGGGCCTCATGGCGCTCGGTATGATGATCCCGGGCATGTTCTCGGGCTGGCTCGAGGACATCCTCGGCTACCAGAACTTCTTCTGGTGGGTCCTCATCGCGACGATCCCCAGCTTCCTCGTCACCGCCCGCATCCGGATCGACCCCGAGTTCGGCAAGAAGAAGGACGAGCCGGCCCAGACCGCCGAGCCCGACGCGCCGAACGCCGCGACCGGCGACGCCGACGACGCCTTCCACGGCTGA
- a CDS encoding GNAT family N-acetyltransferase — MTLRPLRPADLGAAHALWQRSAALDPIPPAVLAEKLWGDPAGPALAAEIGGDLAGVGSGAIWYVPGEPTGRRSQRRGSVRLLAVAPERRRRGVGSALLRALAEALRQRGATSLRIGEAAPNYLTPGVDVRYDAAPAFFAAHGLRETGEAVNLGVDLMEEDWATTGDEARLDAAGVSVRRATEADRAALAALLDAHWPAWQPEADGALARRPPAVHLALRDGGALGFAAHSATNAPLGWFGPMGTAPEARGLGVGAVLLRRCLADLKAEGHERATIAWAAALPFYERACGATVERRFRRFERAL, encoded by the coding sequence GTGACCCTCCGCCCCCTTCGACCCGCCGACCTCGGCGCGGCGCACGCGCTGTGGCAGCGGAGCGCGGCGCTCGACCCGATCCCGCCGGCCGTCCTCGCCGAGAAGCTGTGGGGCGATCCGGCCGGCCCCGCGCTGGCGGCTGAGATCGGGGGGGACCTCGCCGGGGTCGGAAGCGGAGCGATCTGGTACGTGCCGGGCGAACCGACAGGTCGGCGCAGCCAGCGGCGCGGGAGCGTCCGCCTGCTGGCCGTCGCCCCGGAGCGGAGGCGGCGGGGCGTCGGGTCGGCACTGCTCCGTGCGCTCGCCGAGGCCCTCCGCCAGCGCGGTGCCACGTCGCTCCGCATCGGCGAGGCCGCGCCGAACTACCTCACGCCCGGCGTCGACGTCCGGTACGACGCGGCGCCGGCGTTCTTCGCCGCCCACGGCCTCCGCGAGACGGGCGAGGCCGTGAACCTGGGCGTGGACCTGATGGAAGAGGACTGGGCGACGACCGGCGACGAGGCGCGTCTCGACGCGGCCGGCGTCTCCGTCCGCCGCGCGACCGAGGCGGACCGGGCCGCGCTGGCGGCGCTCCTCGACGCCCACTGGCCCGCGTGGCAGCCCGAGGCCGACGGCGCCCTCGCTCGCCGTCCGCCGGCGGTTCACCTCGCCCTCCGCGACGGGGGCGCGCTCGGGTTCGCCGCGCACTCGGCCACGAACGCCCCGCTCGGCTGGTTCGGCCCGATGGGGACGGCGCCCGAGGCGCGCGGCCTCGGCGTCGGCGCCGTCCTCCTCCGCCGCTGCCTCGCCGACCTCAAGGCGGAGGGCCACGAGCGGGCGACGATCGCCTGGGCCGCCGCGCTCCCTTTCTACGAGCGCGCGTGCGGCGCCACGGTCGAGCGCCGGTTCCGCCGGTTCGAGCGGGCGCTCTAG
- a CDS encoding xanthan lyase produces MPARLVALVFLASAVAGCGTSGPAAGPPVVPPEPPPRVVVVGTVAKNAQAQTALAALLSRCRTADCGLPVSNGVEVEEVTVEGGVVVARFSRDLGDVPVRPASAAAFEREVARVVDAVYPGAPVRVETRGDVLRALVPNAERDPADRDPARVFAPSGEGPGLVRPTDPARRPTAGLAGRHLALWPSHGWTYNADANAWGWQRPRLFTSVEDLLTVGFVTRELAPMLERAGAVTLLPRERDPQPAEVIVDDGGPGYAEAGGWSDGPAGFALRDAYGEGVNPFRLGGTREAPGGTRDLRSATWTPDLPQAGAYAVHVSYAGGADRSDAARYTVRHAGGTTEILVNQTMGAGTWVYLGTFEFEAGQAGSVTLTAGPDGTVSADAVRFGGGRGVIRREAATSGRPRWLEAARYYEQFAGAPPSVYNITGSDTDDYTDDYRSRAEWANWLRGAPFGPTDQPDLPGLGVPVDAVLAWHTDAGVNRDRLVGTLAIYNVPGMDSTRVFPNGVSRLANRDLADAVQTSVVEDVRTLYTPDWPRRPLWDRAYSEATRPNVPSVLLELLSHQNYRDMRHALDPRFRFDAARAVYKALGRNLAEQRGQAFVPQPLRPTHVAALLERGEVALSWRAQADPIEPDAAPTGYVVYARDGERGWAEAARTDATAVRLPLPSPGVVRSYRVAATNAGGESRPSEALAVGISASRAELAPVLVVDGFDRVAAPETVDRPGRVGFVDPVGVPDGLGVITVGAQRNFDPTDDYDSDAAPGWGASGAELEGLVVMGNDHDHVAAHGRAILPLARSFMSASDEAVWDGTVDLGDFEVVDLVLGLEKRTPWPRLEDPRAPAFEALPSSLRDRLAAYLDDGGALVVSGAHWVSDASSDPASAAWLRVHLGVEAGGVAEGAAALAADGAALPFATEYGPDRYAVRAPDALRASNPDAAVIHRYLGNGPAAAVAFGRTVSLGVPLEAFPDDSQRQVLLADAIRRVAGS; encoded by the coding sequence ATGCCCGCCCGACTCGTCGCTCTCGTCTTCCTCGCCTCGGCGGTCGCCGGCTGCGGCACCTCCGGCCCGGCCGCCGGGCCGCCGGTCGTTCCGCCCGAGCCGCCGCCGCGGGTGGTCGTCGTGGGGACGGTGGCGAAGAACGCGCAGGCCCAGACAGCGCTGGCGGCGCTGCTCTCCCGCTGTCGGACGGCCGACTGCGGGCTCCCGGTCAGCAACGGCGTCGAGGTGGAGGAGGTCACGGTGGAAGGCGGCGTGGTCGTCGCCCGGTTCTCGCGCGACCTCGGCGACGTGCCGGTCCGGCCCGCCAGCGCCGCGGCCTTCGAGCGCGAGGTCGCGCGCGTGGTGGACGCCGTGTATCCGGGGGCGCCCGTCCGCGTCGAGACGCGGGGCGACGTGCTGCGAGCGCTCGTGCCCAACGCCGAGCGCGACCCGGCGGACCGCGACCCGGCCCGCGTGTTCGCGCCGTCGGGCGAGGGCCCCGGGCTCGTCCGCCCCACCGACCCCGCGCGCCGGCCGACGGCGGGCCTCGCCGGGCGGCACCTCGCGCTCTGGCCCAGCCACGGCTGGACGTACAACGCCGACGCGAACGCCTGGGGCTGGCAGCGCCCGCGCCTCTTCACGTCCGTCGAGGACCTCTTGACGGTCGGCTTCGTCACGCGTGAGCTCGCGCCGATGCTGGAGCGGGCCGGCGCCGTCACGCTCCTCCCGCGCGAGCGCGATCCCCAGCCGGCCGAGGTGATCGTCGACGACGGTGGGCCGGGCTACGCCGAAGCGGGAGGGTGGAGCGACGGCCCCGCCGGCTTCGCCCTGCGCGACGCCTACGGCGAGGGCGTCAACCCCTTCCGCCTCGGGGGCACGCGCGAGGCGCCCGGCGGCACGCGCGACCTGCGGTCCGCGACGTGGACGCCCGATCTCCCGCAGGCGGGCGCCTACGCCGTCCACGTGAGCTACGCGGGTGGGGCGGACCGAAGCGACGCGGCGCGGTACACCGTCCGACACGCGGGCGGGACCACCGAGATCCTCGTCAACCAGACGATGGGGGCGGGGACGTGGGTCTACCTCGGCACGTTCGAGTTCGAGGCCGGGCAGGCGGGCTCGGTCACGCTCACGGCCGGGCCTGACGGGACGGTCTCGGCCGACGCCGTCCGCTTCGGCGGTGGGCGGGGCGTCATCCGGCGGGAGGCGGCGACGAGCGGGCGCCCGCGCTGGCTCGAGGCCGCCCGCTACTACGAGCAGTTCGCCGGCGCTCCGCCGTCGGTCTACAACATTACGGGGTCCGACACCGACGACTACACCGACGACTACCGGAGCCGCGCCGAGTGGGCCAACTGGCTGCGTGGCGCCCCCTTCGGCCCGACCGATCAGCCCGACCTCCCCGGCCTCGGCGTCCCCGTCGACGCCGTCCTCGCCTGGCATACCGACGCTGGCGTCAACCGGGACCGGCTGGTCGGGACGCTCGCCATCTACAACGTGCCGGGCATGGACTCGACGCGGGTCTTCCCGAACGGCGTCTCGCGCCTCGCCAACCGCGACCTCGCCGACGCCGTCCAGACGTCCGTCGTCGAGGATGTCCGCACGCTCTACACGCCCGACTGGCCGCGCCGGCCGCTGTGGGACCGGGCGTATTCCGAAGCCACGCGGCCCAACGTCCCGTCGGTTCTGCTGGAGCTCCTCTCGCACCAGAACTACCGCGACATGCGACACGCGCTGGACCCGCGATTCCGGTTCGACGCCGCCCGGGCCGTGTACAAGGCGCTCGGGCGGAATCTCGCGGAGCAGCGGGGGCAGGCGTTCGTCCCACAGCCGCTTCGCCCGACCCATGTCGCGGCCCTTCTGGAGCGGGGGGAGGTCGCGCTGAGCTGGCGGGCGCAGGCCGACCCCATCGAGCCGGACGCCGCACCCACCGGATACGTCGTCTACGCGCGGGACGGCGAACGGGGCTGGGCCGAGGCCGCGCGGACCGACGCGACCGCCGTCCGTCTGCCGCTCCCGTCGCCGGGCGTCGTGCGGAGCTACCGCGTGGCGGCGACGAACGCGGGCGGGGAGAGCCGCCCATCCGAGGCCCTCGCCGTCGGGATCTCGGCGTCGCGGGCGGAGCTCGCGCCGGTCCTCGTGGTCGACGGGTTCGACCGCGTCGCGGCGCCCGAAACCGTCGACCGGCCCGGACGCGTCGGGTTCGTCGACCCGGTCGGCGTGCCCGATGGGCTCGGGGTGATCACGGTCGGCGCGCAGCGCAACTTCGACCCGACCGACGATTACGACTCGGACGCGGCGCCGGGGTGGGGAGCGAGCGGCGCCGAGCTGGAAGGGCTCGTCGTGATGGGGAACGACCACGACCACGTCGCGGCGCACGGCCGCGCCATCCTCCCGCTCGCCCGCTCCTTCATGTCGGCCTCCGACGAGGCCGTCTGGGATGGCACCGTCGACCTCGGCGACTTCGAGGTGGTCGACCTCGTGCTTGGCCTCGAAAAGCGGACGCCGTGGCCACGTCTCGAGGATCCGCGGGCGCCGGCGTTCGAGGCGCTCCCCTCGTCGCTCCGGGATCGGCTGGCGGCCTACCTCGACGATGGGGGCGCGCTCGTCGTCTCCGGCGCCCACTGGGTGAGCGACGCGTCGTCCGACCCCGCGTCGGCGGCGTGGCTCCGCGTCCACCTCGGCGTCGAGGCGGGCGGGGTCGCCGAGGGCGCGGCGGCGCTCGCGGCGGACGGCGCCGCGCTCCCGTTCGCCACGGAGTACGGGCCGGACCGGTACGCCGTCCGCGCCCCCGACGCGCTCCGGGCCTCGAACCCCGACGCCGCCGTGATCCACCGGTACCTCGGCAACGGGCCCGCGGCGGCGGTCGCCTTCGGGCGGACCGTCAGCCTCGGCGTCCCGCTGGAGGCGTTCCCCGACGACTCCCAGCGTCAGGTTCTCCTCGCAGACGCGATCCGCCGGGTGGCGGGGAGCTAG